A stretch of Macadamia integrifolia cultivar HAES 741 chromosome 7, SCU_Mint_v3, whole genome shotgun sequence DNA encodes these proteins:
- the LOC122084787 gene encoding non-specific lipid-transfer protein Lac s 1-like, translated as MANSGVMKLVCLVLACMVVAAPHAVDALTCGQVVSKLAPCLTFLRRGGSVPGTYCIAMRSLNVAAKTTPDRRTSCGCLKNAYKSVSGINVANAAGLPRKCGVNLPYKISSSIDCSKVR; from the exons ATGGCCAATTCCGGTGTTATGAAGCTTGTGTGCCTTGTTCTGGCCTGTATGGTTGTGGCTGCTCCTCATGCCGTAGATGCCCTCACATGCGGGCAGGTGGTGTCAAAGTTGGCTCCATGCCTCACTTTCCTACGCAGGGGCGGCTCGGTGCCTGGGACTTATTGCATTGCCATGAGATCCCTCAACGTCGCCGCTAAAACCACTCCTGACCGTCGGACATCTTGTGGGTGCCTAAAAAATGCCTATAAATCAGTTTCCGGCATCAACGTCGCCAATGCTGCTGGTCTTCCTCGTAAATGTGGTGTGAACCTTCCCTACAAGATCAGCTCCTCCATCGACTGCTCCAa GGTGAGGTGA